The Hymenobacter sp. DG01 genome has a segment encoding these proteins:
- a CDS encoding pitrilysin family protein, translating into MKTSYLGLLSAALFLTASAVQAQTKPTPKPASKATTTAKPAAAPAAPATPKETPPPGGTPRDFALPAKEEFELPNGLSAKLVPYGQVPKVTMMVAIQAGNVHEAPDQVGIADLLGKLMNEGTATLNATQLADKVARMGGSLNISVGQDQTMLWASCLSEYAPELATLLADVVQHPALPASELPRIKTDFKRQMNLARAQPSMQARQKFVASLYGNHPYGRPLPTDAAIDALTLEQVKAFYQNQYGAQRTSVYVAGKFDKDALRQAITKSWSEWAKGPVPRIEIAKAQIRPDILTLDRPSAPQSTLMIGMPVVDPSHLDYVRLRVMNSLLGGSFGSRITRNIREDKGYTYSPYSNIETHYRAGNWTQNADVTTQETGNSLKEIMYEIERLQKTPPTAEELKGIQNYESGLFVLRNSTPGGIISQLNNLDLHDLPDSYLTEQVRNINAVTPQQVSETARKYVRPEAMTIVVVGDKKIIDPQIKKFKDSRKKAL; encoded by the coding sequence ATGAAAACTTCCTACCTCGGGTTGCTCAGCGCAGCCCTCTTCCTGACTGCTTCAGCAGTCCAGGCCCAAACCAAGCCTACCCCCAAGCCAGCCAGCAAAGCTACTACAACGGCTAAACCGGCCGCTGCTCCGGCTGCTCCTGCTACCCCCAAGGAAACCCCGCCCCCCGGCGGCACGCCCCGCGACTTCGCCCTACCCGCCAAAGAAGAGTTCGAGCTGCCGAATGGCCTCTCGGCTAAGCTGGTGCCCTACGGCCAGGTGCCCAAAGTGACGATGATGGTGGCCATTCAGGCGGGCAACGTACACGAGGCTCCCGACCAGGTAGGCATTGCCGACTTGCTGGGTAAGCTAATGAATGAGGGCACTGCTACCCTTAACGCTACCCAACTGGCCGATAAGGTGGCCCGTATGGGTGGCTCTCTCAACATCTCGGTAGGCCAAGACCAGACCATGCTGTGGGCTTCCTGCCTCTCGGAGTATGCGCCGGAGCTGGCTACCCTGCTGGCCGATGTGGTGCAGCACCCGGCTTTGCCTGCCAGCGAGCTACCCCGCATCAAAACCGATTTTAAGCGGCAAATGAACTTGGCCCGGGCCCAGCCCAGCATGCAGGCCCGCCAGAAGTTCGTGGCCTCGCTGTACGGCAACCACCCCTACGGCCGGCCCCTACCCACCGACGCGGCCATTGATGCCCTGACCCTGGAGCAGGTGAAAGCCTTCTACCAGAATCAGTACGGCGCCCAGCGCACCAGCGTGTACGTGGCCGGTAAGTTCGATAAGGATGCCCTGCGCCAGGCCATTACCAAAAGCTGGAGCGAGTGGGCCAAGGGTCCGGTCCCCCGCATTGAAATTGCTAAAGCCCAGATTCGGCCTGATATCCTGACCCTGGACCGGCCCAGCGCCCCCCAATCAACCCTCATGATTGGCATGCCCGTAGTGGACCCCTCGCACCTCGACTACGTGCGCCTGCGCGTGATGAACTCCCTGCTGGGTGGCTCCTTCGGCTCACGCATCACGCGCAACATCCGGGAAGATAAGGGCTACACGTACTCGCCCTACAGCAACATCGAAACGCACTACCGCGCCGGCAACTGGACTCAGAACGCCGATGTGACCACCCAGGAAACGGGTAACTCGCTCAAGGAAATCATGTATGAGATTGAGCGCCTACAGAAAACCCCACCCACGGCCGAAGAGCTGAAAGGCATCCAGAACTACGAGTCGGGTTTGTTTGTGCTGCGCAACTCCACTCCCGGCGGCATCATCAGCCAGCTCAACAACCTGGACCTGCACGACCTCCCCGATTCCTACCTCACCGAGCAGGTCAGGAACATCAACGCCGTTACGCCCCAGCAAGTCTCGGAAACCGCCCGCAAGTACGTCCGCCCCGAAGCCATGACCATCGTAGTAGTCGGCGACAAAAAAATTATCGACCCCCAGATCAAGAAGTTTAAGGATAGCCGGAAGAAGGCGTTGTAA
- the pulA gene encoding type I pullulanase gives MKLPALLTLVLTLAFLTTCRTARVTDPYAAYPTYNGPDLGLTFANGQARLRVWAPTAEKLQLKLYAEGTGGTPVAEYAMQKSGGGTWVYTLPAQPAGRFYVVQATIKGKQMAEVPDPYVHAVGLNGQRGALLDPATISPSQWEDDLRPRVRQASDIVIGEAQIRDLTMHPQSGVRHKGKFLGVAEAGTRGPEGVKTGLDHLAELGITHLHLLPTNDFASIDESRLAENRYNWGYDPLHYSAPEGSFATDPTDPAARIRELKQLVQSLHRQGLRLVLDVVYNHTAEAGRSSFEQLVPGYYYRHTPDGGYSNASACGNEVASERPMVRKLIVESVAYWAREYHADGFRFDLMGVLDLRTMRAVRVALDQIDHSILVYGEGWAAGASPLPEAERALKANVAKLDRVAAFSDELRDGVKGHFARRTEPGFASGQPGLEESVKFGIVGAVQHPQLDYAKVNYSQAPWAASPLQTINYVACHDDQVLWDKLLASNPAAPESDRIKMDLLSNTIVFTSQGIPFLPIGDEFLRTKGGSHNSFNEPDAINQIDWSRKTQYARVYEFYRQLIAMRRAHPAFRLPTQELVQQHLEFLPYLPGTTIGYRLKDHAGGDAWQTIVVLFNGNRQPARQPIPAARYSVVLAEDQINPAGLRQLEGTGETMTVEVPASSALVLVVK, from the coding sequence ATGAAGCTCCCCGCCCTGCTTACGCTCGTGCTTACCCTGGCCTTCCTCACTACCTGTCGTACGGCCCGCGTTACGGACCCCTACGCGGCTTACCCCACCTACAACGGCCCCGATCTGGGCCTGACGTTTGCCAATGGGCAGGCCCGCCTGCGGGTGTGGGCGCCCACGGCCGAGAAGCTGCAGCTCAAGCTCTACGCCGAAGGCACGGGCGGCACCCCGGTAGCCGAGTACGCTATGCAGAAATCGGGGGGCGGTACCTGGGTGTACACGCTGCCGGCCCAGCCAGCCGGCCGGTTCTACGTGGTACAGGCCACCATCAAGGGCAAGCAGATGGCCGAAGTGCCCGACCCCTACGTGCACGCCGTGGGTCTGAACGGGCAGCGTGGGGCACTGCTCGATCCGGCTACCATCAGTCCCAGCCAGTGGGAGGATGACCTGCGCCCCCGTGTCCGGCAGGCTTCTGACATCGTTATTGGCGAAGCCCAGATCCGCGACCTGACCATGCACCCGCAGTCGGGCGTGCGGCACAAAGGCAAGTTTTTGGGCGTGGCCGAAGCCGGTACCCGCGGCCCCGAGGGCGTCAAAACCGGCCTCGACCACCTCGCGGAGCTGGGCATCACCCACCTGCACCTGCTGCCCACCAACGACTTTGCCTCCATTGATGAAAGTCGGCTGGCGGAAAACCGCTACAACTGGGGCTACGACCCGCTGCACTACTCCGCGCCCGAAGGCTCCTTCGCCACCGACCCCACCGACCCGGCGGCCCGCATTCGGGAGCTGAAGCAACTGGTACAAAGCCTGCACCGGCAAGGCTTGCGCCTGGTGCTCGATGTGGTGTACAACCACACCGCCGAGGCTGGCCGCAGCTCCTTCGAGCAGCTGGTGCCCGGCTACTACTACCGCCACACTCCCGACGGAGGCTACTCCAATGCTTCGGCCTGCGGCAACGAGGTAGCCTCCGAGCGGCCCATGGTGCGCAAGCTCATCGTGGAATCGGTGGCGTACTGGGCCCGCGAGTACCACGCCGATGGGTTCCGGTTTGACTTGATGGGCGTGCTGGACCTGCGTACCATGCGGGCCGTGCGCGTGGCCCTCGACCAGATTGACCACAGCATTCTGGTGTACGGTGAGGGCTGGGCCGCCGGAGCCAGCCCGTTGCCGGAAGCGGAACGGGCCCTTAAGGCCAACGTAGCAAAGCTGGACCGCGTGGCTGCCTTCAGTGATGAGCTGCGCGACGGCGTGAAAGGCCATTTCGCCCGCCGCACCGAGCCGGGGTTTGCCAGCGGGCAGCCGGGGCTGGAAGAAAGCGTCAAATTCGGGATTGTGGGCGCGGTGCAGCACCCTCAGCTCGACTACGCCAAGGTGAACTACTCCCAGGCGCCCTGGGCGGCCTCGCCCCTGCAAACCATCAACTACGTGGCCTGCCATGACGACCAGGTGCTTTGGGACAAGCTCCTGGCCTCCAACCCCGCCGCCCCCGAATCTGACCGAATAAAGATGGATCTGCTCAGCAATACCATCGTGTTTACCTCCCAGGGCATCCCGTTTCTACCCATCGGCGACGAGTTTCTGCGGACCAAAGGCGGCTCCCACAACTCCTTCAACGAGCCCGACGCCATCAATCAGATTGACTGGAGCCGCAAGACCCAGTACGCCCGCGTGTATGAGTTTTACCGCCAGCTGATAGCCATGCGCCGGGCCCACCCGGCCTTCCGCCTGCCCACCCAGGAGCTGGTGCAGCAGCACCTGGAGTTTCTGCCCTACCTGCCGGGCACTACCATCGGCTACCGCCTGAAAGACCACGCCGGCGGCGACGCCTGGCAGACGATTGTGGTCTTGTTTAATGGCAACCGCCAGCCCGCCCGCCAGCCCATTCCGGCCGCCCGCTACTCCGTGGTTCTGGCCGAAGACCAAATCAACCCCGCAGGCCTCCGGCAGCTGGAAGGCACCGGCGAAACCATGACCGTAGAAGTCCCCGCCTCCTCCGCCCTGGTATTAGTGGTGAAATAG
- a CDS encoding catalase produces the protein MEESTQPRKLTTAAGRPIFDNQNSLSAGPRGPLLLQDYFLQEKLAHFNRERIPERVVHAKGSGAYGTFTVTHDITSLSRAQIFSRVGNQCRIFLRFSTVGGEKGSADTERDPRGFALKFYTEGGNWDVVGNNTPVFFVKDPVKFPDFIHTQKREARSNLKSATMMWDFWSLNPESLHQVTILMSDRGTPYGYRHMHGYGSHTFSLINADNERTWVKFHFRTEQGVKNFTSEDAAQMKAQDADFAQHDLVDAIDNGNFPRWKMFIQTMTQEQAKTFRWNPFDLTKVWPQGEFPLQEVGVLELNEVPVNYHAHVEQAAFVPAHVVDGIGYSPDKMLQGRILSYPDAQRYRLGANYEHLPVNACPYGFSNYQRDGQMALGDNGGPGPNYFPNSFDGPVEDKTVGEPDQELDGLFADRFDRNVGPGDDDHYTQPGNLFRLLDAQAQRNLIENIVGSMSGVEGSKKDLIIQRQLCHWFRADIRLGMAIAKGLGVDVEMPTQHPQPAAAAV, from the coding sequence ATGGAAGAATCAACCCAACCCCGGAAGCTAACTACTGCCGCCGGTCGCCCCATTTTCGACAACCAGAACTCCCTGTCGGCGGGTCCTCGTGGGCCGCTCCTGCTCCAGGATTATTTCCTGCAGGAAAAGCTGGCCCACTTCAACCGGGAGCGAATTCCGGAGCGGGTAGTGCACGCCAAAGGCTCGGGTGCTTACGGTACGTTCACCGTCACCCACGACATAACTAGCCTCAGCCGCGCCCAGATTTTCAGCCGGGTGGGCAACCAGTGCCGCATCTTCCTGCGCTTTAGCACGGTAGGCGGTGAGAAAGGCTCGGCCGATACGGAGCGCGACCCCCGCGGCTTCGCCCTGAAGTTTTACACTGAGGGTGGCAACTGGGACGTGGTAGGCAACAACACGCCGGTGTTCTTTGTGAAAGACCCGGTGAAGTTCCCCGACTTCATTCACACCCAGAAGCGCGAGGCGCGTTCCAACCTGAAGTCGGCTACGATGATGTGGGACTTCTGGAGCCTGAACCCCGAGAGCTTGCACCAGGTAACCATCCTGATGTCGGACCGCGGCACGCCCTACGGCTACCGCCACATGCACGGCTACGGCTCGCACACCTTCTCCCTGATTAACGCTGACAATGAGCGTACTTGGGTGAAGTTTCACTTCCGCACCGAGCAGGGCGTGAAGAACTTCACGAGCGAAGACGCCGCCCAGATGAAGGCTCAAGACGCCGACTTCGCCCAGCATGACCTGGTAGATGCCATTGACAACGGCAATTTCCCCCGCTGGAAGATGTTCATCCAGACCATGACCCAGGAGCAGGCCAAAACCTTCCGCTGGAACCCCTTCGACCTGACCAAGGTGTGGCCCCAGGGCGAGTTTCCGCTGCAGGAAGTAGGTGTGCTGGAGCTGAACGAGGTACCCGTGAATTACCACGCCCACGTAGAGCAAGCCGCCTTTGTCCCTGCCCACGTAGTAGATGGTATTGGCTACTCGCCCGACAAAATGCTGCAGGGCCGCATCCTGAGCTACCCCGATGCCCAGCGCTACCGCTTGGGAGCCAACTACGAGCACCTGCCCGTAAATGCCTGCCCCTACGGCTTCAGCAACTACCAGCGCGACGGCCAGATGGCCCTCGGCGACAACGGCGGCCCCGGCCCGAACTACTTCCCCAACTCCTTCGATGGCCCGGTGGAAGACAAGACCGTAGGTGAGCCCGACCAGGAGCTGGATGGCCTGTTCGCGGACCGTTTTGACCGCAATGTAGGCCCCGGGGACGACGACCACTATACCCAGCCCGGCAACCTGTTCCGCCTGCTGGATGCCCAGGCTCAGCGCAACCTCATCGAGAACATCGTGGGCTCCATGAGCGGCGTTGAAGGCTCGAAAAAAGACCTCATTATCCAGCGTCAGCTTTGCCACTGGTTCCGCGCCGATATCCGCCTAGGTATGGCCATTGCCAAAGGCTTGGGCGTGGACGTGGAAATGCCAACCCAACACCCCCAGCCTGCTGCCGCAGCTGTATAA
- a CDS encoding TlpA disulfide reductase family protein, with translation MQFSKPKWGTIAQWGGVVAFLIILSTDLRTPVLGGMQRALLATGLWRPTLPPAPAPTPVQPTGGAYPHNLPLLTLDGKPANLRDLRGKVVLVNLWASWCPPCVAEMPSLQKLYNQVDKQKVAFVMISLDQNPEKARRLMARKGYTFPAYFPAGALPPAFDSEAIPTTVIVGPDGKIAARHEGMADYDTPEFKAALENLAGPARL, from the coding sequence ATGCAGTTTTCAAAGCCGAAGTGGGGCACTATTGCCCAATGGGGTGGGGTAGTGGCCTTTCTCATCATCCTGAGCACCGACCTTCGCACGCCGGTGCTGGGCGGCATGCAGCGGGCCTTGCTGGCGACGGGCTTGTGGCGGCCCACCCTACCCCCTGCTCCGGCCCCAACCCCGGTTCAGCCTACGGGCGGCGCCTACCCCCACAACCTGCCCCTGCTCACCCTGGATGGCAAGCCGGCCAACCTCCGCGACCTGCGGGGCAAAGTAGTATTGGTGAACCTGTGGGCCAGCTGGTGCCCTCCCTGCGTGGCCGAAATGCCCAGCTTGCAGAAGCTTTACAACCAGGTGGATAAGCAGAAGGTAGCCTTCGTGATGATTTCCCTGGACCAGAACCCCGAGAAGGCGCGGCGGCTGATGGCACGCAAAGGCTACACGTTCCCGGCCTACTTCCCTGCTGGGGCCCTACCCCCCGCGTTCGACTCCGAGGCCATTCCGACTACCGTGATTGTGGGGCCCGATGGGAAGATTGCCGCCCGCCACGAAGGCATGGCCGACTACGACACGCCGGAGTTCAAGGCCGCCCTGGAAAATCTGGCTGGCCCGGCCCGGCTCTGA
- a CDS encoding LysR substrate-binding domain-containing protein, with the protein MNLQQLEYLVALDTHRQFVLAAEKCHVTQPTLSMQLQKLEEELGVLLFDRTTKGVQPTAVGEKVVQQARQVLREVRQLREVVQVEKGELVGELRLGIIPTLAPYLVPLFLVDLVERYPLLRVQVQELQSAQIIQQLKDNQLDVGLLVTPLDDRQLREVPVLEEPFLGYISESHELYSQATISPQDMGAPGLWLLQQGHCFRHQVLNICAPAPAATSRPFTYESGSIETLKELVRHNHGYTLVPELSVLPELDNPMVKRFEAPEPVREISLVVHHGFVRLPLLETLRELILRKVPERLRAGQAKQKIRWR; encoded by the coding sequence ATGAATCTGCAGCAATTGGAATACCTAGTGGCACTCGATACTCACCGGCAGTTCGTGCTGGCCGCCGAGAAGTGCCACGTCACTCAGCCCACCCTGAGCATGCAGCTGCAGAAGCTGGAGGAGGAGTTGGGCGTACTACTTTTCGACCGCACAACTAAGGGAGTGCAGCCCACAGCCGTAGGGGAGAAAGTGGTGCAGCAGGCCCGGCAGGTGTTGCGGGAGGTGAGGCAACTGCGGGAGGTGGTGCAGGTAGAGAAAGGCGAGCTAGTGGGCGAACTGCGCTTGGGTATCATCCCGACCCTGGCGCCCTACTTAGTGCCGCTGTTTCTGGTAGATCTGGTGGAGCGCTACCCTCTGCTGCGCGTACAAGTCCAGGAACTCCAATCAGCCCAGATAATTCAGCAGCTCAAGGACAATCAGCTGGATGTGGGCCTGCTCGTCACGCCCCTCGACGACCGGCAGCTGCGCGAAGTGCCGGTGCTGGAGGAGCCTTTTCTGGGCTACATCTCAGAAAGCCATGAGCTGTACAGTCAGGCTACCATCAGCCCCCAGGACATGGGCGCGCCGGGGTTGTGGCTCTTGCAGCAGGGACACTGCTTCCGCCATCAGGTGCTCAACATTTGCGCCCCCGCGCCGGCCGCCACCAGCCGGCCCTTTACCTACGAAAGCGGCTCCATTGAAACACTCAAGGAGCTCGTGCGCCACAACCACGGCTACACACTGGTGCCGGAGTTGTCGGTGCTGCCGGAGCTGGATAATCCCATGGTGAAGCGCTTCGAGGCCCCCGAGCCAGTCCGGGAAATTAGCCTGGTAGTGCACCACGGTTTCGTGCGCCTACCCCTGCTGGAAACCTTGCGCGAGCTTATTCTGCGCAAGGTGCCCGAGCGGCTGCGGGCCGGCCAGGCTAAACAAAAGATTCGGTGGCGCTAA
- a CDS encoding pitrilysin family protein: MKPLPPVSRALGLSAALLLALSACSPKTASVTTTSPTPPPTAEAAPAQPAVASFQIPVEYYTLPNGLKVVLSPDHTAPTATVAAYYNIGFRNEPRNRTGFAHLFEHLMFQGSQNLGKMEFIQLIQKNGGILNGSTRFDFTNYFEVVPSHKLETMLWAEADRMRGLAINQANLTNQQGVVKNEVRVNVLNQPYGGFPWLDMPQYANKNWNNAHNFYGDLKDLDAATLEDAQAFFKTYYAPNNAALAVVGDFEPAQAKAWVEKYFGNIPAATQPPKPDLTEPRQEKEQRFTKDDKLATKPALAFAYHMPDRNTPEYYALILLDQILLQGKDSRLYQAMVQKRGLTDDVSGGINYLGNAFNYAGPMLWMGNLTYDQTVKSDSVVSVLDQEINRLAKGGIDQATLDLAVVKLRSNLYDQLSGSDNFGRADMLASFALFDNDPSRINKLEGEFRKITPDVMQRTIQEYLRPTNRTILIVNPLAKS; this comes from the coding sequence ATGAAGCCACTACCTCCGGTAAGTCGCGCGCTGGGCTTGAGCGCGGCCCTGCTGCTGGCCCTGAGCGCCTGCAGCCCCAAAACCGCATCGGTTACCACCACCAGCCCTACCCCCCCACCCACCGCCGAAGCCGCCCCGGCCCAGCCGGCCGTGGCCTCGTTTCAGATTCCGGTGGAGTACTACACTCTGCCCAACGGCCTGAAGGTGGTACTTTCGCCCGACCACACGGCGCCCACAGCTACCGTAGCAGCCTATTACAACATCGGCTTCCGCAACGAGCCCCGCAACCGCACCGGGTTTGCCCACCTGTTTGAGCACCTTATGTTTCAGGGCTCCCAGAACCTGGGCAAGATGGAGTTCATTCAACTGATTCAGAAAAACGGCGGTATCCTGAACGGCTCTACCCGCTTCGACTTCACCAACTATTTCGAGGTAGTGCCCTCGCACAAGCTGGAAACTATGCTCTGGGCCGAAGCCGACCGGATGCGCGGCCTCGCCATCAACCAGGCCAACCTCACCAATCAGCAGGGGGTAGTGAAAAACGAGGTGCGCGTGAACGTGCTCAACCAGCCCTACGGCGGCTTTCCGTGGCTGGACATGCCCCAGTACGCCAACAAAAACTGGAACAACGCCCACAACTTCTACGGCGACCTGAAGGACCTTGACGCCGCTACCCTGGAGGATGCGCAGGCTTTCTTCAAGACCTACTACGCCCCCAACAATGCCGCCCTGGCAGTAGTCGGCGACTTCGAGCCGGCGCAGGCCAAAGCGTGGGTCGAGAAATACTTCGGCAACATTCCGGCCGCTACCCAGCCGCCCAAGCCAGACCTTACGGAGCCCCGTCAGGAAAAGGAGCAGCGCTTCACCAAGGACGACAAGCTGGCGACCAAGCCAGCCCTGGCCTTCGCCTACCACATGCCCGACCGTAATACGCCCGAGTACTACGCCCTCATCCTGCTCGACCAGATTCTGCTGCAGGGCAAAGACTCGCGCCTCTACCAGGCCATGGTGCAGAAGCGCGGCCTCACCGATGACGTGAGCGGGGGCATCAACTACCTCGGCAATGCCTTCAACTACGCCGGCCCCATGCTCTGGATGGGCAACCTGACCTACGACCAAACCGTGAAATCAGACTCCGTGGTGAGCGTGCTGGATCAGGAAATCAACCGCTTAGCCAAAGGAGGCATCGATCAAGCTACCCTGGATCTGGCCGTGGTAAAGCTGCGCTCCAACCTCTACGACCAGCTTTCCGGCTCCGACAACTTCGGCCGCGCCGACATGCTGGCGTCCTTTGCGTTGTTCGATAACGACCCCTCGCGCATCAATAAGCTGGAAGGCGAGTTCCGCAAAATCACGCCCGATGTGATGCAGCGCACCATTCAGGAGTACCTGCGGCCTACTAATCGCACTATTCTCATTGTAAACCCGCTGGCAAAAAGCTAA